gtgaattaattggaaaaataagCAACATTATCAACCcagaaataaaaatgtaatacaaaaaacaaactcattaacAGTGTAGATTAAAAAATACCTGGTGTACGAAAAGGTGTATTTGTGTTAGATGGTTTTAGAACTGATCGACGCCCACGAATCCTCATCGGAGATTTCGCAAGGTCGCAAGCGGTGGTTTTTTATCAGTTTTCATCCCGCAAAGTCAAAGAAGCACAAACATGAAAAAAATTACAGATTTAGAGATGAATAAACAAGAAATTGAAGAGCTGATATGAAGAAACAATGAAACAAATCAGTAAATCAACAAATTATAATTAGGGATTTAGGGAATTAGGGTtcataaatgaagaaattataattagggttcaaaaccagcatcaaaaCGAGTAAACGACAGTcgacaaaaccaacattcaaaaatcaaaaccagcatcaaaaCCGTAAGCATCAAAACCAGCATTCATATTTTGATTCATCTtcaccataaaatcaaaaagaaaacgaATGATGAAAACTAgcattcaaaaccaacattcatcttcaccatttgATTCAAAACAtcaagatcaagagaaatagagaatcaatatcaattatcaaaaccagcatcaaaaCGAGTAAACGACAGTcgacaaaaccaacattcaagCATCAAAACCAGGCCAGCATTCATATTTTGATTCATCTtcaccataaaatcaaaaagaaaacgaATGATGAAAACCAgcattcaaaaccaacattcatcttcaccatttgATTCAAAACAtcaagatcaagagaaatagagaatcaatatcaattatcaaaaccagcatcaaaaCGAGTAAACGACAGTcgacaaaaccaacattcaagcatcaaaaccagcatcaaaaCCAGGCCAGCATTCATATTTTGATTCATCTtcaccataaaatcaaaaagaaaacgaATGATGAAAACCAgcattcaaaaccaacattcatcTTCACCATATGATTCAAAACAtcaagatcaagagaaatagagaatcaaaatcaattatcaaaaccagcatcaaaaCGAGTAAACCACAGTCGACATACTcgacaaaaccaacattcaaaaatcaaaaccagcatcaaaaccaacattcatcTTCAACATTTGATTCAGAATAtcaagatcaagagaaatagagaatcaatatcaattatcaaaaccggcatcaaaacgagtaaacaACAATcgacaaaaccaacattcaaaaattagggttcataaaCGATTAAACGTACGGCGTGACGGCGGTGGTCGGTGGCACTGGGGAGGCAGGGACAGGAGCACCGGAGGTACGACGTCGACGTGGGGAGGCCGGAGGCGAGGCAAGCAGGCAGGAGGCTTGAAGCAGGGAGGAGGCGATTTTGCTGTTTCGCGTCGCGTGAGGCTTGGCTTTCTGAAGCAAGCTTTCTCTCTTTCTCCAATTTCCCGTgtttttggttttcaatttttttttttgcaatgacATTGTCGTTgcaatacataaaataatttttcgcaACGACTCGTGTTGTTGCGTTACCTAATAATGCTTTATAGCAACGACTGgtatcgttgcaaaaaacaaatattaattatttcaaagcccgcgctcattttttttatggcaacaattatttagcaataacaacgGATTTCGCAACAATttgtatttttcgcaacgaaaaaaatatagtcgttgctaaaacttgttgctaaaaacaagttttcttgtagtgtttTTATCTCAAATTGTTACTCAAAAATTCGAACAAAAAATGCAAATATATTGTGTGTATTTCCTTATAGTATTTTATCTCagaattttttataaagttttcaatatttttacgCTTTTGCGTACTCTCATTCACTCTAACAAGCAGTATTAAagctaaaattaattatataatcgAAATATTTAATTGCAAGATAAATTCCAGTATTTAAAGAGTCCAGATCAGATAAACTGATTTTAcgcaaaataaatttaaaaggtaTTATTTAGAAggaggtgtttggcaaatgcATGAGGTTATTGGCGAGAAGATAACTGTAGATCTGTGGTTGAAACTTCAGTCACTCTACATGATCAAAAGCCTTGCTAATAAAGTAGTCGGTACGTCTTAAAAATTCAATAACTCATCCTGGACAAACATTTATTATCGTTATCAACtataaatttttcattaaaaaatagtaaacatatatataataacaacTTATTTTTAAGATGGGTCGGTGACCGTTCTTCTTCCCCCCACTAATAACTCCACATCGGCATAAGTTGTAACTTCTATAAAGTGCTTACCAAGTAGATCGATGAATGAATATCTTTTTAACCCACTTGTTAAAATCAGCAAATAAATCCCtttaaggggtgtttggtatgggaatataaaatgtaatgtAAAGGAAAATGATAGTGAGGAGTAAGGATAAGAGTATGGGTTGTAGACttgtagttatatgttgtttgatATGAAAGTATAAGGAAAACACTTAATTAATCATAGAAAAGGAATTTATTACTTGACATAAATAGATGGTAACAAAGTAAGGAAATCCATTACCCTCAAGAAAGGGATTGGGTTAACCTAATAtcataccaaataaatatatggagtaatgataattgaatcccttacttagtattaaaaagttcataccaaacaccaCCTAAGTGTGTAGATTTACTCATCTAAGCTAAGTAATATGGAAAGAAATGTAGCAATAGAAATGGGTAATAAGTTGGATTGGAAAGATGTGCTGGATCCCCAACTACATGCATCATACTAGAACTATTTTTACGTCGtcaatttttatgtaatttttgccTTTTCCAAATGAAATGAACAAGTTGAAATTTTTTCCATGTTTAGGGTTGTTAATATTTGACATTTATTTTGggttctttttctttggtgttCACAATGTCCAAGACCTTTTTCCCTTGATGTGAAAGGCTCTATTCCTTATGGAACTTTTTAACATTTCAACTTGTATcttaaatttcaaatatataagGGTTTTCTGAGTCTTATGTTGCAAAATTAATGAGATagaaaaagtataaatttaagataatattcttttaaaaaaaatttgcttGTACTGCATATATTGGTGCATTAAGGGCCTTAATCTATATACCATCTATATTAGTGaacttattgaaattaataagatgataataacaataatgatgaTAGCATCATGGCattttagaaagaaaaaattaaataagatggTGACacatataattttaagaaaatatgatATCATTATTGTTTAACACTGTAACATAATAGCGTTAACCAATTagaattaaagatattaaaggttaatatgtctgaataaaaaaaataagacatttaaatatgcttgtaattacgtaaaataataagtaatttATAGAAATCTAGTATAATGATCCAATTAAAATTTTACATGTACAAGTGAAGTGATTTTAAGTCGAGTTGTAAGAACTTTATTTAAAGATAAGTAAAGACTTGCGTATGTCACATCGTTTTCTAATTGCTAACTAAGGGGTAAAGCAATATGGCTCAATACCCTAGCTTTAgttaaagtaaataaatattCTCTATTTATATTTACAATGTGAacataagataaaaaataattatattaataaaatatataaataagataaaaaaaatatgaaattatgaGCAATAATATCGGTtaaagtcaaaaataaaaaggtaaaaataaatgattcaaaatataaactgTATCAAATTTACATGAATGAAAAGAATATAAAACAAAGGATTGTATATAACTTCACAACTCAGAAAAAAGATTTCACTATATCAATAAGTATTTAGAACAATTTCACTCGTTGATTTTTAACGTCACGGTCAAATtataaaactttaattattagtaTCTTAAGTTAAATacaatttatgatattaatgtattattgaaatcattttaatttcctCATAACGTATTATACTCCTATAATAATATCTTtagttttgtattttcataaacTTACAAAGTATAATGGCTTATACTTTTTTGATTGCATAAAAGAACACAAATTTTCtcccaaataaaatttattttgttcactATTCTCAAAAGATCGcaacaaataatttattttcacaaTATTGTTCACATAAACTTGAATTTTTACAATTTatcaaagttaaaatatatattgacaAGATACTGAATGTTTTTAAATAACAACGCGCCTTAGTACCGATTTGAGTGAAGTATTTacaatcacaattcacaaatcACTAAGTGAGTGTTTGAGAACAAgaatttcatttcaaaatatggattttaattataaaattataaaaaatgaatttgagaatgacaaggtttggatagttattctcaaattctcaactttaactactttaaaaacgaTGGTGGAATTTGATgcccaaatttgaaaattttttatttgccaaacaataaatttgagcaaatttcaaattttcaaatgaaatcatcgttcCCAAACATGACATTGTTCATTAGTAATTCTCCATCTGTAAGGCTACTTATTATATAATggattttaaatataataatatttgagCATATTTTGTATAAGTCCGTATCACGGtgaaatatatttactattttatctAAAACATCAATTTAAACTTTCAAATATCGTGTTAAACATTAAACAAGTTATATTGATTatcttaattataaaaatagattaaatttGTCTCAAAATCAGACtttataaattaaatgagaatttgtgaagtaaaatttatattgatttcATTCGTACTAAGATCCACCACCTTTTATAGTCATCATCAATAGTTCATGACTAGTCATTAAGTACATATTTTGCACATATATCATGTCTATGCTCCTTTTAAGGAGGGGCAAGGAGAAATTTGCTCccgtaatttatttttcaaaaggaTAGGTTTCTGTAAGAGAGTCAGTGGTACACAATGCGTTTGAAATGACACCTATCACGTACAAcatacattaaaattttaactaaaccataataataaaagcaaatgagaggcacaaaaagtaaataaaaaactgAATAAAACTCCGGAATTAAAAATGGAAAACTAAGCCAAAACTATCAAAAGTCTAATAACATGGATACGACACCTCCAACTACTTCTATCACTGGTTGAttacaaaatcaagaaaatCAGTATTATTATTTCGCTAATCGCTATATCTGATTTGATAGTATAAACATTTTAGATGAAAACATAGCAAAATGAgtcaataaaattttttttgaaattgcaacttagatgcattttcaaatttttttatataaattataaatattgacCAATTATCAAATTTATAAGTACAACAAGGTTTTTGATATCTTATACTTTGTATATTTCCTCAATTTTTGTAGTTGttatatttatgtttttaatgctATCCAATgcacaattttaatcttaaatttttttaattttatatgataaaaaattctaaaaagttaatattatgaaaatatgcattaagacgaatcaaacaagataccatttgactatgttttacattatacatagagaaatatataacaaaagaGATCAGctaataaatagtaattgctacAAAAACTGTAGCAACTAGAACTATTTCGCatcataattatttaaaaaacgtTGAATTCGAGACAAACCATACCCTTGTTGATTCAGAGCACATTATTTTTGGCACCAGCCTTAACACGCTAGTGGAATAGAATTTGAGGGTAGAGTGAAGAATGTAGGTTATTATAACGAACAGTAAAAAGTGTGAGCAATTATAACGGAgattaaaaatgtaaatttgtAAAATGGAGAAAAAAGAGTGATAATTATACGGCcttaaaaattacataaatgtaaaaaattactaatttaaatttaaaaacatcCAAAATGCCAACAAAAAAACCACTATATAATGGGATACCATCCAACTTCCCATGGATATACTTTAACCAACCTCTTCATATATCtctctaaaaaataaaaatgaaaatgaagaaactCACACGAAAAAACTTCAAATTCTTTTTAGGGTTtctcattttattaaattatttttatatttattatgttgaagCATCTCACCATGTATTTTCACAATATCAATCCCTTGAAGTAGATGCCGTCCAAGTAGAGCATGTTCATAGAACTGGTTTTCATTTCCAACCTCCACGACATTGGATTAATGGTAATTccaatttttccttttcaaataataattatttaattaatttttttgaccaTTGTAAGCATTATTTTGtgagttatttgttttatttaaataggaaaaattaccgtaaataatacaatattttgttaatctctttacaaaaataccaacttttgattaaccatgaataaacCAATTTAGAGCagttttttcctaaaataatatcaactttagtttACATCTAATTCACCATTTTTTTGTCGTATAAAAACAagtagtttgatttttaacatgttagggttATTTTAGGGAAACATCTctaaaattagtattattcatAGAATCATAGTTAATTAAacattagtattattatatggaaatatgcaaaaaattatattattcataaCAATTTTTTCATGTATACATTTATTAATCTATTTGCACCATACCCTATCTATCAAGAATAAATGTTATTTGTAGTAGGGAAAATCTGTTACACAAGAGACTCATATTATTTAGAGGTGTTTATTTGGTCATCAATTAGTCAAATTAGTCACATATTTAACtttaattctaacaaaattCTAAACTTTCATTTTCTCTAATTTGCGTAGTTTGGGTTTTGCTTCTTGAAAGATAGTAGTTGTCCTTTGGTAGAAGGATTCCATAAATTGATATATCCTCCAATATTTCTGATATTTAACTTTAACCAATTATGGACATTTAATAATTATGGTCAATATAAGGTCCTTACGTATTTAAGTAATGTGTTTCCCATTATTGCATGCAAAATGTTAAGTTAGAGCCTAAAGGTTCTTTAGGTTATAAACAAgatattagaagttaagttagaGCCTAAGGGTTCTCTAGGTTATaataagattaataataaaagagGTTTTAAAAGGTAAACTAAACAAGACCTTACTAATAAGATTAATAAAGAGGTTTTTTTCGATTGCTAGTTAATAGCAAACGTCATATACAAGTtcacaaaattaaaaagttCACATGATTTAATAATGCGTATTactttagtccattataatGAGCGTGCGCCCATTGCACGACTCTGCTATCACCAACTTGAACTCAAACCTCATTTACATGTTTTATGTTTTATCATATCTTACAAAATCAATATTGGTAGGTATAtgattttagataaaaaaatcacataatCTAGACAGATCTGAACCTCGCTTTCCTCTAATATCAGTGACTTTGAGGTCTTattttcgtctatattatttgTCCTTCTTAACttgttataacttatataaGTTGAATTAACGACtttttgttttgtgttttttttccaATGGTGGTTCAATTACGCTACGGcccaaatttaaaatagatccaAATGGTGAGTTTaactcagtttttttttttttatctaatctctattattattgttctaatTACTAAGTATTACactaattattttcttaattatggCGTAAAACATTCTTAATCATTGGCAGGGCCCATGGTTTACAAGGGTTTGTACCATCTATTTTACCAATACAATCCATGGGGATCAACATGGGGCAACATTATTTGGGCTCATTCAGTCTCTAATGACCTAATCAATTGGGAGGCTCTTGAACCCGCAATCTACATGTCCGATCCATTTGATATAAAAGGAGCTTGGTCCGGATCAGCTACTATCCTACCCGGTGACCGACCCGTTCTACTCTATACCGGGGATACTGCCACCCATGAACAAGTCCAAAATATTGCCATACCCGCCAATTTATCCGACCCATACCTCCGAAAATGGATCAAACCAGATTACAACCCGATCATTACCCCAAGCTCCGACATGAACGTATCCAGCTTTCGGGACCCGACTACCGCATGGTGGGCCCATGGGCATTGGAAAATTTTAGTGGGTGGTAGAAGAAAGCTTAGAGGCATGGCATATTTGTATAGGAGTAAAGATTTTAAGACATGGATTAAGGCTAAACATCCATTACATTCGGCCCGAAATACGGGTATGTGGGAATGCCCGGATTTTTTCCCGGTTTCGACCCGAGGAAAAAATGGGTTGGATACTTCACAAATGAGTCAAAATGTGAAACATGTGTTAAAAGTTAGTCTTGATGTAACAAGGTTTGAGTACTATACTATTGGAAGATATGACCCGAATAAAGATAGGTATTACCCTGATAAAGGTTCAGTTGATGGTTGGAGCGGATTAAGATATGATTATGGTAATTTTTATGCGTCAAAATCATTTTATGATTCTGAAAAGGGCCGTAGGATTTTGTGGGGTTGGTCTAATGAGTCTTGGAGCCCAGCTGTTTCTGCTAAAAATGGATGGGCCGGAATACAGGTAAATTGTTCAATGTCTAATGACACGTTCTCacgatttgattatttttattgcactgatataatatataatataattttaaattgatcaacTATAATcttaatatgattattttttataattttaaagtaattatttataaatttaaatatgatCATTTActatcttaaaataattatttaaaaaataagttaattgtACATACCGTCTCATTATGAGATAGTCTCATATAAGACCGGCTGAAGTAAATTAGgggtaagttttaatttaaaactaaatactcatcaattacattatttaaatttgtattaagTTTGATATTTTAGTAGGTGTTTGAGGAGAGACAATTCTCAAGGaatttatttaaacaaaatattgaAGATTATATTGCATATCAATTTTCTGAACTTTtagtgatgattttttttttttgtttttaatacattttttaaaattatatataggCAATACCAAGGTCACTATGGCTAGATCCAAGTGGGGTCCAATTACGACAATGGCCTGTTGAAGAAGTGGAAAAACTTAGGGCTAAAAAGGTTGAGCTTAACAACCATAAGCTTCAGCCAGGAACTCATTTCGAAATCAAAGGAATAACTTCAGCTCAGGTCTGTTTTATTTCAACATCAatcaatgagaaaaaaaaagaataaaacaaaTGTTTTGAACCGAACCGTTGAAAATAGTTTTTtccataaattaatttttacaaattcTTTTATAAGACGCTCTCATCGTTAGTATatagactttttattttaaaatcttctCATCGATATAAGGTCTCTCATaagactttttattttaaaatcttctCATCGATATAAGGTCTCTCATAAGAGTAGCTAATTGATTGACaaggaattaaaattttcaactcttaattaatttgataagtGAActatcaaattgaaaaaaaaaactaattgctatagatttttattagaaaatagttatataaaaatctattaaaaaaaaaatttcatgtgGTAATCCTGAATTTTCAGCCTTTTCACGTGGTAGACACTTTTTTAATATACGTGGTGACCTTGACCTTCTAACTTTTCCACAAGGTAGAcaaaagtataattttttttgttaattttacgcTATATTTACCTAAcataatgaaatatttttttaaaaacaaacatAATTAAACACAcggatttaaaaaatatttgtaaaaaaaaaataataaggatAATCACgtgtaatttacaaaaaaaaaaaaatattttgtttgaaaCCAAATAACCCTAATTACAATTGTAGCAAACTAATCAAAATGTAAGCCGTTGTTTTCTTATTGATTGAGAGTATCAATACAGGCTGACATAGAAATAATGTTTAAGATCCCAAGTTTAAGAAAAGCAGAAGCATTTAATCCGAAGTGGGTAAATCCTGAGGATGTATGTGCCCAAAAGGGCACAATTGTTCGAGGTGGTGTTGGACCTTTTGGGATATTGGCATTAACTTCCCaaaattttgaagaatataCTCCTGtatttttctctattttcaAGTCTCATAACAATAACCACACTGTCCTTATGTGTTCTGGGGGTGCTTCTAGGtatttttccttcttttcactcttctttacattttattttcgAGTAGATGCATCAATTTATGAATTCAAGACCAAccaatttaactaaaaatttaagcgGATTGTTGAGGTCTTAAAGatatttttaaaatctaatATACCTCTTCACACGAGAGTATATGTTGTAaaaaatattccacttgaatttgTGACTTTTTTTGTCTTGGCATCTAATACTATGGAGGTGTTTGACAAACGGCTGATAGTTGGTAATTGATAGCTGATATAGTGACTGATTTGACCAGctattttattaactggtttgatCAGCTGATTTTAAATCCACTATTATGAGTATCTTGTTaaaaaacaacttattcataGTACTAAGTTGTTTTAACCAACTAATACCGAACATTAGCGTTAAATGGTTTGATCTCCTAATCCTTTATTTGtacaaaataagctaaaattgtctATTAAGCTATTTTTGCCAAGCACGCATTAAATCAAGGAATTAACTTAACTAAAAACTTTAGCTAGTTTATGGTTGAGGCTCTAGGATATACGttattatgttatatatattctaacatatatattatagaaatttaaatattaGAGATTTAAATATGCGAAAGGTGCTCCACTGCTTATAACCTTTAAATTAAAGAGCATCTATAATTAGTTTCCATTAGTTCGTTTCTTCTAGTGTTTTTATAGacaacaaaatttgaacaactaatataatataaaatgaattttaaaaattcttgtGTAGTATTTCTCACGTAAAATTGCTTAAACGAATGCATTATTTGGCAGCTCTTTGACAGTAAAAGAACTCTACAAACCAATCTTTGGTGGGTTCGTAAATGTAGATTTGAAAGCCgataaaaaaatttcacttaGAAGTTTGGTATGTCACTTCTTCTTCCTCTgctttcattttatattttgtgtatgttacattttatatttatacTAAATTTCATTATCGATCCTAATTAGAGTGTTAGTTTGTGTAATCAATCCATTTATAAAGTATAATATGTCAACTcgagttattttatttttaaatatcctTAAATAATACGATTTCCTTAATCTTATTCAGGTTATTAGTTCTATTTGACTTTTAATGGTGTTTatcaatcacttttaatttatattttattcttaatgtaTAAGTTATATTCTTGTTTGATTGGTTTCAATGATAAGatcattaatatcaactttttacaatttttatttatacataattaaaaatattaataatagaattattGTATT
The sequence above is drawn from the Amaranthus tricolor cultivar Red isolate AtriRed21 chromosome 5, ASM2621246v1, whole genome shotgun sequence genome and encodes:
- the LOC130813171 gene encoding beta-fructofuranosidase, insoluble isoenzyme 1-like encodes the protein MVYKGLYHLFYQYNPWGSTWGNIIWAHSVSNDLINWEALEPAIYMSDPFDIKGAWSGSATILPGDRPVLLYTGDTATHEQVQNIAIPANLSDPYLRKWIKPDYNPIITPSSDMNVSSFRDPTTAWWAHGHWKILVGGRRKLRGMAYLYRSKDFKTWIKAKHPLHSARNTGMWECPDFFPVSTRGKNGLDTSQMSQNVKHVLKVSLDVTRFEYYTIGRYDPNKDRYYPDKGSVDGWSGLRYDYGNFYASKSFYDSEKGRRILWGWSNESWSPAVSAKNGWAGIQAIPRSLWLDPSGVQLRQWPVEEVEKLRAKKVELNNHKLQPGTHFEIKGITSAQADIEIMFKIPSLRKAEAFNPKWVNPEDVCAQKGTIVRGGVGPFGILALTSQNFEEYTPVFFSIFKSHNNNHTVLMCSGGASSSLTVKELYKPIFGGFVNVDLKADKKISLRSLIDHSVVESFGGGGKTCILSRSYPTLAIMNKAHLHVFNNGSEAVIVEHLKAWTMKKPFKMNN